From a single Mangifera indica cultivar Alphonso chromosome 19, CATAS_Mindica_2.1, whole genome shotgun sequence genomic region:
- the LOC123203282 gene encoding uncharacterized protein LOC123203282, which produces MTLEDFFSKIEMKDGLKAPSRVEELINVMQKEKDSVVKNIGDATRQWAAIANAITATENRDCLDLFIKLDGLQFIGCWLKDAQKFGHETNESSVEESITAMLQALGKLHINNECSVSSGIWLSVKRLLDHSSSQVQNRARALFDSWKQGRVSDAVDHNVGHVGPCQTEGVPVSSMDVEEGSQSKCSSPDAPPEASLKEENSGAEISPSNSESLRQEKAEELQTQTHNNKQHSLITLDQTNMEDKPPDHLTSSILSKNLVLESTLIKDKSPISTEGISSIEICKLPVPKQSHDEGQSDALKMNELSDDEKNVQKVGSFSDKLCLTVAASTSNILDSRTVSSGVNVADAHEIVTESALENNFDNKEDDLLIKVNVADDMAVTDSYSTQLLKTTGEDDECHSDAMQDSSGNDCIYRKHKDLEISFSRVKEICAIDDDKEEHTSDGGSNSRNDCDFSKPAMGNRSPEVNNQRKSDIELEYGIVDALEVARKVAQEVEREVEDYGERSCSSSEKFSDGGFRQPDSSDSINGKQDLINEVPSKEVPTGQHYSAVAYPEGEGHVINSENVGTEPEDGIADMESSQVTEAAQEPKVNPEKALCDFDLNQEVCSDDMERLFNPVSNPVSVVSASRPVAAPGLPAAPLQFEGTLGWKGIAATSAFRPASPRRVSDSDKTALTMGRVSNSSKRRPDCLDIDLNVAECGDDKLADVVAEKKIPVSSGHQSAESSLDVSPRKSERLKLDLNRIGDDSDAPPTVLRMDGRFLYNRNGYRSPSPASSSSSMQPASLRNIDLNDRPYLQNDILDQGIYHGKYPQNVSVFGMSKPDEPVISIMGARVEVNRKNFVPQAASLLNGKALETAMDTNMARTGSVLALGPTVSYAHSPLMGYNGFAAATMLSYSSPMYGPVSSVPYMVDSRGAPVVPQIVGSAAAVPPSYSQPPFIMSLGSGTSGLNGAGPSLANFDLNSGFPVEGENRDSLGLRQLFMPGQGQSMEEHPRVSFQPSSSSGGVGKRKEPDGGWEAYPNPYNYRNQQQQPPWK; this is translated from the coding sequence ATGACACTGGAAGATTTCTTTTCAAAGATCGAGATGAAGGATGGGCTCAAAGCCCCTTCACGAGTTGAGGAGTTAATCAATGTAATGCAGAAGGAGAAAGATAGTGTTGTGAAGAACATTGGTGATGCAACCAGGCAGTGGGCTGCTATTGCAAATGCTATTACTGCTACTGAGAACAGAGATTGTCttgatctttttattaaattagatgGACTGCAGTTTATTGGTTGTTGGCTGAAGGATGCTCAAAAGTTTGGCCATGAGACTAATGAAAGTAGTGTAGAAGAGTCAATTACTGCAATGTTGCAGGCACTTGGAAAGCTACATATCAATAATGAGTGTTCAGTTTCTTCTGGGATCTGGCTTAGTGTCAAGCGTCTTCTCGACCACAGTAGCTCTCAGGTTCAGAATAGAGCCAGAGCACTATTTGACAGCTGGAAGCAGGGTAGAGTTAGTGATGCAGTTGACCACAATGTTGGGCATGTTGGGCCTTGTCAAACTGAGGGGGTTCCAGTCAGTTCAATGGATGTTGAAGAAGGTAGTCAGTCAAAATGTTCATCACCAGATGCTCCTCCTGAAGCTAGTCTCAAAGAAGAAAATAGTGGAGCAGAAATTTCACCATCAAATTCAGAAAGCCTTCGACAGGAAAAGGCAGAAGAGTTACAGACTCAAACCCATAATAATAAGCAACATTCTCTTATAACTTTGGACCAAACTAACATGGAGGACAAACCTCCAGATCATCTTACCTCTTCTatcttatcaaaaaatttagttCTAGAAAGTACTTTAATCAAAGATAAATCCCCAATAAGTACAGAAGGGATCTCATCGATTGAGATTTGTAAACTTCCAGTTCCAAAACAAAGCCATGATGAAGGGCAGTCAGATGCACTGAAGATGAATGAATTATCTGATGATGAAAAGAATGTCCAAAAGGTGGGCAGCTTCTCAGACAAATTATGTTTGACAGTGGCTGCCTCTACTTCTAATATATTGGACTCGAGAACTGTTTCTTCTGGCGTGAATGTTGCAGATGCTCATGAGATTGTGACTGAATCTGCTttagaaaacaattttgataacAAAGAGGATGACTTGCTTATAAAAGTGAATGTTGCAGATGATATGGCTGTAACAGATAGTTACAGTACACAGTTGTTGAAGACAACAGGTGAAGATGATGAATGTCATTCTGATGCAATGCAGGATTCATCTGGTAATGATTGTATATACAGGAAGCACAAGGATTTAGAGATTTCTTTTTCAAGAGTAAAGGAAATTTGTGCAATTGATGATGATAAGGAGGAGCATACTAGTGATGGAGGTTCCAATTCAAGAAAtgattgtgatttttcaaaacctGCAATGGGCAACCGGAGTCCTGAGGTGAATAATCAACGGAAGTCTGATATTGAACTTGAGTATGGCATAGTTGATGCCTTAGAAGTTGCCCGAAAAGTTGCTCAGGAAGTGGAAAGAGAAGTTGAAGACTATGGAGAACGGTCATGCAGTTCTTCCGAGAAATTTTCAGATGGTGGATTTAGACAGCCAGATAGCTCAGATTCTATAAATGGAAAACAGGATCTAATAAATGAGGTACCATCAAAGGAGGTGCCAACTGGACAACATTATTCTGCTGTGGCATATCCTGAGGGTGAGGGCCATGTAATTAATTCAGAGAATGTTGGAACTGAACCAGAAGATGGCATAGCTGATATGGAGTCCTCTCAGGTGACTGAAGCTGCTCAAGAACCAAAAGTTAACCCAGAGAAAGCCCtttgtgattttgatttgaatcaagAGGTTTGTTCAGATGATATGGAACGCCTGTTTAATCCAGTGTCGAACCCTGTTTCTGTGGTTTCAGCTTCTAGACCAGTAGCAGCTCCTGGATTGCCTGCAGCCCCTCTGCAATTTGAAGGGACACTTGGATGGAAAGGAATTGCTGCTACTAGTGCTTTTCGTCCTGCATCCCCACGAAGAGTCTCTGACTCTGACAAAACAGCACTCACTATGGGGAGAGTCAGCAACAGTTCAAAACGTCGGCCAGATTGCCTTGATATTGATCTGAATGTGGCTGAGTGTGGCGATGATAAACTTGCTGATGTAGTTGCAGAGAAAAAGATTCCAGTCTCATCTGGTCACCAGTCTGCAGAATCTTCATTGGATGTGAGTCCAAGAAAATCTGAAAGATTGAAGCTGGATTTAAATCGTATCGGTGATGATAGTGATGCCCCACCTACAGTTCTGAGGATGGATGGACGATTCCTTTACAACCGGAATGGTTATCGCAGTCCATCTCCTGCCTCCTCATCATCATCCATGCAGCCGGCTTCCCTGAGGAACATCGACTTGAATGACAGACCATATTTGCAGAACGATATTTTAGACCAAGGAATCTATCATGGTAAATATCCCCAAAATGTGAGTGTTTTTGGGATGTCTAAACCTGATGAGCCTGTTATATCAATTATGGGTGCCAGAGTGGAAGTCAATAGGAAGAATTTTGTTCCTCAGGCTGCATCCTTGTTGAATGGCAAGGCACTTGAAACTGCCATGGATACTAACATGGCAAGGACTGGAAGTGTTTTGGCATTGGGTCCTACAGTGTCTTATGCACATTCCCCTCTCATGGGATACAATGGGTTTGCAGCTGCAACCATGTTGTCTTATTCTTCGCCCATGTATGGACCTGTGAGCTCAGTTCCTTACATGGTGGATTCAAGAGGAGCCCCTGTTGTACCGCAGATTGTGGGTTCTGCAGCAGCTGTTCCGCCATCTTATTCCCAACCACCATTCATTATGAGCCTGGGCAGTGGAACTTCTGGATTAAATGGGGCAGGGCCTTCACTCGCTAACTTTGATCTGAACTCGGGCTTTCCAGTTGAGGGAGAAAATAGGGACTCCCTTGGTCTGAGACAGCTTTTCATGCCTGGTCAAGGCCAGTCAATGGAGGAGCATCC